The Methanobacteriaceae archaeon genomic interval TGTTTTAGAATTAAAAATATATGAATATTAACCATTTAACCCTGATGAATAATATAAATTCAGACATTAAATTTTCATTTATGGGAATTATAAGTATATTAGAAAAATAAATTTTTAAATAAGTTTGATTTTTAATTTAAGTCCCGAAAACGATCACTACAATTAATTATTTAAATTCCAGTTCTTGTAAAAATAAAAAAAATAAAATAGAGTTTAGTGGTTTAAAACCGTCTAAACTATTTATTTTAAAGACAATGCATTCTTTGGGCAGGCAGGTATGCACTGGTCACAAAGGATACAGAAACCTTTGAGTGGTACTTTGTCTTCAGTGATTTTCAGCATGTTGTATGGACATACGTCGACACAATCACCGCATTCATCACACAGAGAAGGATTGTACTGAACCCTTTTCCTTTTGACAACTTGACCATCCACGACTTTGTCCATTTCCACTAAAGATAAAGCATCTTTTGGACAGGCCATAGTACATGCACCGCACCGGGTACACATGGAGTATGATGATTCTGCGTCTACTTTTACCTGTTCTGGTAATTGCATACCAGTCTTGGTAACTACCCGAATAGCGTCGTTTGGACAGATGTTGGCACAACCTCCGATGAAATCACATTTCTCAGCATCATAAACGAGGCCTTCTTCACTGGCAGGTTTAGCAGGTCCCAGTTCAACTTCCAGATCAATAGCATCCACAGGACAAATCTTCTCACATAAACCACAAGCAGTACAGATTGCAGGTAGTTCCACAGTAAGGTTAGAATCCTTAGCTACGATGAAGTCTCCAGGACAGGCTTCTAGACAGGAATTACATCCTATACAAGTTTCCGCGTCCAATTCGAACTTCTTCATGTCTTTGGTACGTTTTTCAGGTTTTTTACCAGAAATGAATACTGCATTCCATGGGCAGGTCTGGGAACAGACACCACATTTAATACAGGTGTCCTCATCGATATCAATAACTCCACCAATTTCTGGGAGAGTTATAGCATCTACTGGACATTCAGGGACGCACATTCCACAGCCGACACAGTCAGCAATGAAAATAGCTCCTTCGATATTCAATTCCTTATGAGCAGGTTCCTTGATACCATCAATACCAATAACATCTACCGGGCAGATGTCAACGCATTTCTGGCACATTACACAGAAACCTTGCAGTGGGATCTTCTGGACTTTTCCTTCTTCCAATTTCAATGTTTGAGGAGGGCAGACATCTACACAGTCGCCACATTCATTACACTTAACTGGATTGAAAACGATCCGTTCTTGAGTGGTACCTTCTTCATCCATAACCATGGATTCGACTTTTAAAGCATCCTGAGGACAGGTAGCTACACACTTAGGATCTCCGCCACATATATCACAGTAAATAACATTGCTTGGTGTTACTTCTATGGCTGCGGTGGGGCAGGTACCTTGACAGGCTCCACATTTAATGCAGTCTTCTTTATTGACTACTATCATTTTTACCACCTGCAATATTATATTTGTTTGATTAGGTTACCCTGTTTGTCAAACACTTCTAAGGTGGCAAGTCTCATTTGGCTGTCGATGGTGTGGGTAGCACAGGATAGACATGGGTCGTATGCTCTGATAACCATTTCCATTAAGTTGAAGATCTTGTCGTCTACTTCTACACCAGGCTTAATGTAGTCTTTAGCAACTTTCTGAATACCCATTTCCATAGCAGGGTTATTCTGGATGGTTGCAACTACAATGTTGACGTCGGTCATGAGGCCGTCATCATCAGTTTTGTAGTGGTGTATTAAAGTTCCACGAGGTGCTTCTACAATTCCTACACCTTCACCAGCTTGTCTTTCGATAGCGTCTGGGAATTTTTGTCCAGATAAATCTCCTTCTAGAGCGTCAGCAGCACATTCTGCAGCAGCTAACATTTCTATGAGACGTGCCCAGTGGTAAAGTAAGGTTTGTTGACCATAGCCAAAAGCATCATGGAATTCCGTGAAGCGTTGTTGAGCTAATGGTGCAGCGTCTGGCATTTTATCAGCAACATTTAATCTGGATAATGGGGAAACCCGGTAAATACCTTCTGGGTATCCTAGTTCCTTGATGTAAGGGAATTTTAACCAAGAGTAAGGTTTAACGTGCTCAGCAACAGTGTCTAAGTACTCGTTGGATTTGAATTCACGGAAAATGCTTCCGTCTTTTTCTTTAATCCGTACATCACCGTTGTAAACATCCCATACACCATCATTAACTAAACCAGTGTGTCGAGTTTCAATGTTACCTAAAGTGTTAACCAAGTCAATATTTTCTTCAAATATTGGTATAGCTAAATCTAAAGTAGCTTGGGCTAATTCGACGTTCTGTTGAGCTTTTCCAAGTAAGTCTTTTTGAGTTTCAGCATCCAGTTCAGTGGAGATACCACCCGGAGTGGATGAAGTTGGGTGAATAGGTCGTCCACCAACAGCTTTAACAATATCTAGACCGTTTTTCCTGAGTTGAATAGCTTGTAGAGCTAAATCAGGAGCATCTTTAATAATTTGGAATACGTTTCTGGTTTTTCTATCTTTTCCAGCAATAAAATCAGGAGCAGCTAAGAAGTAGAAGTGAAGCGCGTGAGAGTGCATAAATGAACCCCAGTTCATTAGTTCTCTCATTTTATAAGCGGCAGGCAAGATTTCATCATCTTGGAATCCGTAGCACTGGTCTGCAGCTTTGGCCGCAGCCAAGTGGTGCTGAACATCACAGATACCACAAATACGAGGTACTATCCGTGCTGCTTCTTCTACAGGTCTGCCCTGCATGAATTTTTCGAAACCTCTAAATTCCATAACGTGTAGACGGGTGTCTTCCACGTTTCCGGCGTCGTCCAGGTGCACTGTAATTTTTGCGTGCCCTTCAATACGAGTTACAGGTTCCATAGTGAGTTTTACCATTATTTACCCTCCTTTCTCATTTTGACTGGCACTAAAGCAGCTGGGAGTGTGTAAGTGTAAAAAGTACCTACTATATCATCCAGTTGATCAGCAACCTCTTCTGGGTCAACAGTCTTATCCTGTTCGATCCCATAATCAGAAGCAATAGCACTGATCATCTTTGCGCCTTGGTCTTGAACCTTAGGAGTAGGTCCGTAACATCCTCTACATTGGATAGCAATAGTTGGGCATTCTGCTCCACATAATGATAGAGTAGCTGGTCCCATGCATATTAATCCTTGAGAGATTAGGCATAATTCTTCTTCTGGTTTACCAATTTCAAACTGTCTTTTGATGAAGTCCATAGCTAAACCTTCTGGTGGTTTTTCTCTTGGACATACTTCACACAGGTTGGTGGATGGTAATTCCACAGCTTCTCCTTTTAATAATCCCAATACTGCTTGGGCAACCACATCAGATCGTGGAGGACATCCAGGTACGGATAAATCCACATCTATTGCTTCAGCTAGTGGTCTTACTCTGCTTTCCAGATGCGGTACTTCTTCATTAGGAATTATACCTTCTGGGTTAATAGTACTTGGGGAGTTAATATAAGCTTCTTGAGTTAAGTCATCAACAGAGTGAAGGTTTCCTAATCCTGGGATTCCACCGTAAACCGCACAAGTTCCATAACTAATTAGGAACTTAGCTTTTTCTCTTAGCATTTCGGCTAATTCTCGGTTTTCCTCGTTTCGAATTCCACCTTCAACTATTAAAACATCTAATTCTGGAACTTCATCATATTTAGTGTCCATTAGAACTGGGCTGAATTCGAAGTCTGCCAATTCCATAACATCTAAAATTGCTTCGTGGAAATCAGCAATGGACAAGTGACATCCAGAGCATCCGCCCAGCCACATAGTTCCTATTTTTGCTTTTTCGGCCATTTTCTTTCCTCCAATTAGGCCTCAGCCTGAATTTGTTCTTTTAAAGGGGATGGTCCTAGAGCTTTTATTCGATCAACCATCATTTTAACGGTATCCGCGAATTTTTCGCCCTCAGAAGCGGAAATCCAGTCGTGATAAATTCTATCTCTGCCAATTCCCATTTCTTCTGCAAGTTTATAAATTAATCTCATTCTTCTATCAAGTTTGTAGTTTCCTGCGTCATAGTGACAGTCACCGTGGTGGCATCCAGTTACTAAAACACCATCTGCGCCTTCACGGAAGGCCTTCAAAACAAACTGCGGTTCAATTCTTCCAGAACACATTACTCGAATTACTCTGATATTTGTCGGGTATTGCATCCTTGCTGTACCAGCAGTGTCAGCCCCACCATAGGAGCACCAGTTGCAACAAAACATTACAATTTTTACGTCATCCTCAGCCATAGAGTTTCCTCCTTGCTATTACAATACTGTACTATCAATTTTACCATGAATTGGTTTATTAATTGTACCTGTTATATGGATTTAAACCAAGTAAGTATAAAGGTTACTTATAAACACAAGTAGAAAATTTTATATATTAGATTAATAATTTTATTTTTAGTATTACATAGCTGAAGGATTAATTACAGTTCTTTTTTACGATTAAATGCTATTTTATAATCTAGTAAACTAAAATAAAAAATAATTAAATCTAATTTTATATTATAAGATAGGGTCCGCGCTATTCTCAACTCATTTCCTATAGTCAGTAATACATTTATAAATTATTATATTATAAATTAAATTCCATAGAACTAATCAAATTTTTTAAAGTAATTTTCTATTAATCAAATATAATGCTACTAAATAAAAATTAAAAAATTCGAACATCCATTAATAAAAATTAAATAATAATCAATTAGGATATCTAGAAAAATTACTAATTAATAGTTGCAAAAAGTTCCAAGAAAATTGAAATTAAAAAATAAAAAATAATTAAGGAAATTAAACCAGAGTTATAGATCCTGGGAGATTTTTAGATAATCTCTGGGCCAACCCTGGAATCGTGGAAGTTATAATTGAACTTTGAGCATCATTATAAGCTTTTTTATCATCAGAGTTTGCTTGAATAATATCCGTTTTCAATTCAGATCTAAGATTATCAACCGTGACTTTTTCTACCCAAGGATCAGTGTCACTAATAATAATTTCATCCACCAAGCCATCTAGTTCCTTGGCCATGGCCCAAGAAACAAATCTTCCACCAAATAGGGCCACAGAATCTTTTATTTGACCATTTTCAACCATTTTAACAATATCTGAAACCGTATTTTCCACACGGGCCTTGGCATAAAGGGGTGTTGCTGCCACACATACCCAATGGGCATCTCCTAAAACTGAATCTCCAATCTTTTTAGGATAAACATTTTCAGGACCAACAACTTTTACAGAGGCAGTCAGGGCCTCCAGCTCGCCTTTTCCAATTGGGGCTTGAGTTTGCCCACCACATCCGCAGCCACAATTAATCTCTTCTCGGATAATTTGCATAACCCGTGGAAGACCAAAATTACCTCTTTTAGCAGTTTTAGGAGAATATCCGCACATATATCCATGGTGATTTTGAGGGAAACCCGTAATAATAGCATTGAGTCCTGCTCTTAATCCTACACGGCATTCATCTTCATAGGCACCATTGGTAGCCACTATTTTTCCAGGAACTAGTATTCTAGCAATGGTAATGGCCTTGGCAAAAGCATCTAGTCGGTTTGGAGCCTGATTGAAGGGGCCTCCTTCTAAGACGAAAACATCAGCCCCCATTTCCAAAGCCGTGCTAAAACCAGCTATCAAATCATCATATCCATCCCCTACAAACATTATAGATTCGATACCTTTTCCATGTTTTTTGGCCAGCTCTGCAACTTCACGCGCTTCATCTAGAGGTGCAGCATGGCCTTCTCCTCCCTGAACAGAGGTTAAATTAATAGCCACCGAAGAGGCTAGCTTTATCCATTCTTCCCTATCGGCCAACCCATCTTCCTCTTTATCAAAAAGCCGGGAATGAATTCTGTCCCTAGGACAGCCATCAAATGGAGGGCCCTGCATATAACACTGTCCAGGACATTTAATAATCTCTTTAGGAAACCTCATAGGTCCAAAACGGCCAAAATGATCTAAATCCATTGGGACGTCTGTGGCCTCTCTTACTTCCCTGATTAAATCCAGAGGTTTCATCCCATTGGCCTCAGCAATATCAGCAAATGCATAGGCACACACATGAATAGATGCCCCAATACTATCTGATAGAACACAATTACCTATTAAATCAATTTTATCCAAGTCAGAGGCGCATGTTCCCGCCAAAATTTCAGTCAAATCACATCCTAAAGGGAATGTTTTGAAGTTCATTCCCAGTTTTTGGGCATCTGCTCTGCTGAGCTGGGAAACCGCGTCTATGATTTCTAAAGGATCTTTTTTTAGTTTAGAAAGCTCCCATGCAGCATCTAAATCATTAATTGCGTCTTTAATAATATCATGCATCTTTTCACCTGAAATAAACTAATAAATTAATATTTTGATACTAGTAAAAATTATTTAATAATTAGTTTTGTTAATAATTTTTGAGTAAATTTTTATATTTTATATTAAGTTTATATTAAATTGTCAATTATATAAAAATTTCAGAATATCATTATACTAAAATACTATTATAATAATTATAAATTTATACTGAATTAAAACTAATAATAAATACTAATAATAATTTTTATTAATGATTTTTGTGAACTAGCTATAGTTAAAATATTCAATAAAATAACTATCAACATAAAATAGATAATAAAAATAGATTAATTTATTCGATAAAAATCATTTTAAAATAATCTCTTAAATTCAAACTTATAACATATTCATAAATATATTACATAATAATTCTCACAAAATCGGTTTAGGTGTTAATTTGATAGAAAAAATCCTTAATAAATCATTGGAATGTGAAAATCTTCAGAAAGAGGAGTTACTAAAACTATTTAATGTGACTTCACCTGAAGAAATTCAACTAGTCATGGATACAGCGGCTACCATCCGAGACCAGAAAAGCAAAAAAATCAAACTCACCTCAACTGTGCATCTTACCAATGTCTGCCAGGTGACACCTAAATGCAAATACTGTGGTTTTGCAGCCCGTACCTCATCTGAAGGATACTATCATCCATTTTATAAAAAAGAGGATGAAATTTTGAAAGCCGCACTTTCAGTGGAAAATTCTGGTATCCCTCGGATTAGCTGTTCCGGAGCCCACGGTTACCATGGCCAACAAGCAGTAACTGCTGCTAAAGTAGTTAAGGAGAATACATCCTTAGAACTTCTGGTAAATGTAGGATCTGATTTAAATACTGAATCCTTAAATGAACTTTCTCATTATGAAACAGATACTGTGTGCTGCAATCTGGAAACCGTGAATGAAAGCATTTTCAATGAACTAAAGCCAGGTGAAAAACTCAAAAACCGGATAAAAATCTGTGAAATGGTAAGTGAACTTGATCTGGAACTTTCATCTGGGCTTTTAATTGGGCTAGGAGAATCATACGAAGACCGAGTAAATCATTTATTTTTCCTTAAACAATTTTCAAGTCTGGGAGAAATACCCATTATGGGATTCAATCCTTATCAAGACACACCAATGGCCAGTCACCCCCCATGTTCTCTTGAAGAACAAATGAAAACCATAGCCATTACTCGAATAATGTACCATGATATTAGAATTACCGTTCCTACACCGACTATTGGGCCAGAAAATGTTAAATATTCTTTAATGGCCGGTGCAGATAATTTAGCTACGGTGATTCCAGACCATTACCCATCTCATGTTAAAGGTGTGGGTTCCCCAGCTTATGGAAATCTTAAAGAAGTAGTTAAAGTTGTAGAATCAATGGGGCTTAAAATAGAATATCTAAATGCGTCAAAATAAATAAATAAATAACATTAAATATCTCCCCCCCAACTAATTTTATAAGTTTTAAAATATTTTTTATTTTCTAAAGTATTCTTACTGTTTTGAGTTTACTTGATTATGTTTTATTTTTTTATTTATTAATGAGGTTGACTCATAATTGTTTTTTTTGTTGTGTGGGGTTAATTTTATATTGTAGGTTGTTCTATTATTTATTTAGTTGTTTATAGTTTTTTCATGGTGTTTTTCATGGTTTTAAGAGAATATAAAATGGGTCAGTCTTT includes:
- the mvhG gene encoding F420-non-reducing hydrogenase subunit MvhG, coding for MAEKAKIGTMWLGGCSGCHLSIADFHEAILDVMELADFEFSPVLMDTKYDEVPELDVLIVEGGIRNEENRELAEMLREKAKFLISYGTCAVYGGIPGLGNLHSVDDLTQEAYINSPSTINPEGIIPNEEVPHLESRVRPLAEAIDVDLSVPGCPPRSDVVAQAVLGLLKGEAVELPSTNLCEVCPREKPPEGLAMDFIKRQFEIGKPEEELCLISQGLICMGPATLSLCGAECPTIAIQCRGCYGPTPKVQDQGAKMISAIASDYGIEQDKTVDPEEVADQLDDIVGTFYTYTLPAALVPVKMRKEGK
- the hmdB gene encoding 5,10-methenyltetrahydromethanopterin hydrogenase cofactor biosynthesis protein HmdB, translated to MIEKILNKSLECENLQKEELLKLFNVTSPEEIQLVMDTAATIRDQKSKKIKLTSTVHLTNVCQVTPKCKYCGFAARTSSEGYYHPFYKKEDEILKAALSVENSGIPRISCSGAHGYHGQQAVTAAKVVKENTSLELLVNVGSDLNTESLNELSHYETDTVCCNLETVNESIFNELKPGEKLKNRIKICEMVSELDLELSSGLLIGLGESYEDRVNHLFFLKQFSSLGEIPIMGFNPYQDTPMASHPPCSLEEQMKTIAITRIMYHDIRITVPTPTIGPENVKYSLMAGADNLATVIPDHYPSHVKGVGSPAYGNLKEVVKVVESMGLKIEYLNASK
- the mvhA gene encoding F420-non-reducing hydrogenase subunit MvhA; the protein is MVKLTMEPVTRIEGHAKITVHLDDAGNVEDTRLHVMEFRGFEKFMQGRPVEEAARIVPRICGICDVQHHLAAAKAADQCYGFQDDEILPAAYKMRELMNWGSFMHSHALHFYFLAAPDFIAGKDRKTRNVFQIIKDAPDLALQAIQLRKNGLDIVKAVGGRPIHPTSSTPGGISTELDAETQKDLLGKAQQNVELAQATLDLAIPIFEENIDLVNTLGNIETRHTGLVNDGVWDVYNGDVRIKEKDGSIFREFKSNEYLDTVAEHVKPYSWLKFPYIKELGYPEGIYRVSPLSRLNVADKMPDAAPLAQQRFTEFHDAFGYGQQTLLYHWARLIEMLAAAECAADALEGDLSGQKFPDAIERQAGEGVGIVEAPRGTLIHHYKTDDDGLMTDVNIVVATIQNNPAMEMGIQKVAKDYIKPGVEVDDKIFNLMEMVIRAYDPCLSCATHTIDSQMRLATLEVFDKQGNLIKQI
- a CDS encoding hydrogenase iron-sulfur subunit is translated as MAEDDVKIVMFCCNWCSYGGADTAGTARMQYPTNIRVIRVMCSGRIEPQFVLKAFREGADGVLVTGCHHGDCHYDAGNYKLDRRMRLIYKLAEEMGIGRDRIYHDWISASEGEKFADTVKMMVDRIKALGPSPLKEQIQAEA
- the mvhB gene encoding polyferredoxin protein MvhB — protein: MIVVNKEDCIKCGACQGTCPTAAIEVTPSNVIYCDICGGDPKCVATCPQDALKVESMVMDEEGTTQERIVFNPVKCNECGDCVDVCPPQTLKLEEGKVQKIPLQGFCVMCQKCVDICPVDVIGIDGIKEPAHKELNIEGAIFIADCVGCGMCVPECPVDAITLPEIGGVIDIDEDTCIKCGVCSQTCPWNAVFISGKKPEKRTKDMKKFELDAETCIGCNSCLEACPGDFIVAKDSNLTVELPAICTACGLCEKICPVDAIDLEVELGPAKPASEEGLVYDAEKCDFIGGCANICPNDAIRVVTKTGMQLPEQVKVDAESSYSMCTRCGACTMACPKDALSLVEMDKVVDGQVVKRKRVQYNPSLCDECGDCVDVCPYNMLKITEDKVPLKGFCILCDQCIPACPKNALSLK
- the hmdC gene encoding 5,10-methenyltetrahydromethanopterin hydrogenase cofactor biosynthesis protein HmdC, with the protein product MHDIIKDAINDLDAAWELSKLKKDPLEIIDAVSQLSRADAQKLGMNFKTFPLGCDLTEILAGTCASDLDKIDLIGNCVLSDSIGASIHVCAYAFADIAEANGMKPLDLIREVREATDVPMDLDHFGRFGPMRFPKEIIKCPGQCYMQGPPFDGCPRDRIHSRLFDKEEDGLADREEWIKLASSVAINLTSVQGGEGHAAPLDEAREVAELAKKHGKGIESIMFVGDGYDDLIAGFSTALEMGADVFVLEGGPFNQAPNRLDAFAKAITIARILVPGKIVATNGAYEDECRVGLRAGLNAIITGFPQNHHGYMCGYSPKTAKRGNFGLPRVMQIIREEINCGCGCGGQTQAPIGKGELEALTASVKVVGPENVYPKKIGDSVLGDAHWVCVAATPLYAKARVENTVSDIVKMVENGQIKDSVALFGGRFVSWAMAKELDGLVDEIIISDTDPWVEKVTVDNLRSELKTDIIQANSDDKKAYNDAQSSIITSTIPGLAQRLSKNLPGSITLV